A single Kribbella aluminosa DNA region contains:
- a CDS encoding epoxide hydrolase family protein, producing the protein MEFRAEVPQAELDELRQRLDAARWPDQLPDAGSSYGVELGRLREVTDYWRTAYDWRRFEKRVNTYPQYVTEIDGQRVHYLLAGWGTPLLLLHGWPGAASDYLEVIDALAQEFTVVVPTMPGFGFSGVTTTGGWGVDRIARAWITLMEQLGFERYGVHGYDWGARIGPALARLVPDRVIGLHLDGYFVFPQGEELTEAEQQRLGGLDRWQNERSGYAAIQGTRPQTLAYALLDSPVGQLAWNLEWYDDYGHREGAIGNDQILDTVTLTWLTRTAGSQARLYREAQSAWGAQVEHCAVPTGLAVFPNDSTVRKLVEREFDVVHYTEFDRGGHFAALEVPELVVEDLRAFFGKL; encoded by the coding sequence ATGGAGTTTCGAGCAGAGGTACCGCAGGCGGAGTTGGACGAGTTGCGGCAGCGGCTGGACGCGGCGCGTTGGCCGGATCAGCTGCCGGACGCGGGATCGTCGTACGGCGTGGAGCTCGGACGGCTGCGGGAAGTGACGGACTACTGGCGCACGGCGTACGACTGGCGCCGCTTCGAGAAGCGGGTGAATACGTATCCACAGTATGTCACCGAGATCGACGGGCAGCGCGTGCACTATCTGCTCGCCGGCTGGGGTACGCCGCTGTTGCTGCTGCACGGCTGGCCGGGCGCGGCGTCGGACTACCTCGAGGTGATCGACGCGCTCGCCCAGGAGTTCACCGTGGTCGTGCCGACGATGCCCGGCTTCGGGTTCAGCGGCGTGACGACCACGGGCGGCTGGGGTGTCGACCGGATCGCGCGCGCCTGGATCACGTTGATGGAACAGCTCGGCTTCGAGCGGTACGGCGTTCACGGGTACGACTGGGGCGCCCGCATCGGCCCCGCCCTGGCACGGCTCGTACCGGACCGGGTGATCGGCCTGCATCTCGACGGGTACTTCGTGTTCCCGCAGGGCGAGGAGCTGACCGAGGCGGAGCAGCAACGGCTGGGCGGCCTGGACCGCTGGCAGAACGAGCGATCCGGGTACGCCGCGATCCAGGGCACCCGCCCGCAGACCCTCGCGTATGCGCTGCTCGACTCGCCCGTCGGCCAGCTCGCCTGGAACCTCGAGTGGTACGACGACTACGGCCACCGCGAAGGTGCCATCGGCAACGACCAGATCCTCGACACCGTGACGCTGACCTGGTTGACGCGGACCGCCGGCTCGCAAGCCAGGCTCTACCGCGAGGCGCAGTCCGCGTGGGGCGCCCAGGTCGAACACTGCGCCGTACCGACCGGACTCGCGGTCTTCCCGAACGACAGCACGGTCCGCAAGCTGGTCGAGCGCGAGTTCGACGTCGTGCACTACACCGAGTTCGACCGCGGTGGGCACTTCGCGGCGCTGGAGGTCCCCGAACTCGTCGTCGAGGACCTCCGCGCCTTCTTCGGCAAGCTGTAG
- a CDS encoding YqjF family protein, with the protein MTWPEAPALPRPRVLRQRWLDLTFVHWAFEPADVAHFFPPGTRPDTFEGRTYVGLVPFRMVDTGLPRGPGVPYFGSFLETNIRLYSVDQTGRRGVVFLSLDADRLAVVATARTVFGLPYRWARMSHERHGNHHSYSSAVRGSGARAAVGVDMGERLPIGPLEDFLTARWGLHVHRAGRTWYLPNEHPPWILHTAQLTTLDADGLLRSVGLDPPGRAPDHVAFSAGVPAEFAVPSAPPSAG; encoded by the coding sequence GTGACCTGGCCGGAGGCGCCGGCGTTGCCGCGGCCGCGCGTCCTGCGGCAGCGGTGGCTGGATCTGACCTTTGTCCATTGGGCTTTCGAGCCCGCGGACGTCGCGCACTTCTTCCCGCCGGGGACGCGGCCGGACACGTTCGAGGGGCGGACGTACGTCGGGCTGGTGCCGTTCCGGATGGTCGACACCGGGCTGCCGCGTGGCCCGGGTGTTCCGTACTTCGGGTCGTTCCTGGAGACGAACATCCGGCTGTACTCCGTCGACCAGACCGGCCGGCGGGGTGTCGTGTTCCTGAGCCTGGACGCGGACCGGCTGGCGGTGGTGGCCACGGCGCGGACGGTCTTCGGGCTGCCGTACCGCTGGGCGCGGATGTCGCACGAACGCCACGGCAACCACCACAGCTACAGCTCGGCCGTCCGCGGCTCCGGCGCCCGTGCGGCCGTCGGTGTCGACATGGGCGAACGCCTCCCGATCGGTCCGCTCGAAGACTTCCTGACCGCTCGTTGGGGGCTGCACGTCCACCGTGCCGGCCGCACCTGGTACCTCCCGAACGAGCACCCGCCGTGGATCCTGCACACCGCCCAGCTCACCACCTTGGACGCCGACGGCCTGCTGCGGTCGGTGGGGCTGGACCCGCCCGGTCGCGCGCCGGATCATGTCGCGTTCAGCGCGGGGGTTCCTGCGGAGTTCGCCGTACCATCAGCTCCTCCGTCTGCTGGATGA
- a CDS encoding MarR family winged helix-turn-helix transcriptional regulator, whose translation MKDFVDTHVELWAGELADLDRDVEGITVRLQVVTRYLERRREAVLATYGLQLWEFKTLHMLRRGGTPYRATPGRLARQLGMSPAALTNRLDALERRGYVERTHDRDDRRKVMATLTRAGSELWERGIGDILRVENELIHQLPTTERTQLNDLLRRLVLATEEDS comes from the coding sequence GTGAAGGACTTTGTGGATACGCACGTCGAGCTCTGGGCGGGCGAGCTGGCTGACCTCGACCGGGACGTCGAGGGGATCACGGTGCGCCTGCAGGTGGTGACGCGGTACCTCGAGCGGCGGCGGGAGGCGGTGCTGGCGACGTACGGACTGCAGCTGTGGGAGTTCAAGACGCTGCACATGCTGCGCCGCGGCGGCACGCCGTACCGTGCGACGCCGGGCCGGCTCGCGCGGCAACTGGGGATGTCACCGGCGGCGCTGACGAACCGGCTGGACGCGCTCGAGCGGCGCGGGTACGTCGAACGCACGCACGATCGCGACGACCGGCGCAAGGTGATGGCGACGCTGACCCGCGCCGGGAGCGAGCTGTGGGAGCGCGGCATCGGCGACATCCTGCGCGTCGAGAACGAGCTGATCCATCAGCTGCCGACGACTGAGCGTACCCAGCTGAACGACCTTCTCCGGCGGCTCGTGCTGGCGACCGAGGAGGATTCGTAG
- a CDS encoding GNAT family N-acetyltransferase, which yields MKVREATNADVDAAVDTLTQALLDYPMTRACLDPDGYVDRLTQYHRLFVGAIGIPHGRVWVTDDVRAVAIWFPPDMPAEVFAPHAAAFQDLAGSRAGPTAEYGQAIALFHPRHPSWLLALAAVHPDHQRQGLGHAVIEPGLAVADAAHSPTFVETQDPANVGFYESFGFTVIAELELPHNGPMHYALYRPAQP from the coding sequence ATGAAGGTGCGCGAGGCAACGAACGCGGACGTCGACGCCGCGGTCGACACGCTGACGCAGGCCTTGCTCGACTACCCGATGACCCGGGCGTGCCTCGATCCGGACGGGTACGTCGACCGGCTCACGCAGTACCACCGGCTGTTCGTCGGCGCGATCGGGATCCCGCACGGCCGCGTGTGGGTGACCGACGACGTGCGCGCGGTTGCGATCTGGTTCCCGCCGGACATGCCCGCGGAGGTGTTCGCACCGCATGCCGCCGCGTTCCAGGACCTCGCCGGATCCCGGGCCGGGCCCACCGCGGAGTACGGGCAGGCGATCGCGCTCTTCCATCCCCGCCACCCGTCCTGGCTCCTCGCGCTCGCCGCCGTCCACCCCGACCACCAACGCCAGGGCCTCGGCCACGCGGTCATCGAGCCCGGCCTGGCGGTCGCGGACGCAGCCCACTCCCCCACGTTCGTGGAAACCCAGGATCCGGCAAACGTCGGCTTCTACGAGTCCTTCGGCTTCACGGTCATCGCCGAACTGGAACTCCCCCACAACGGCCCGATGCACTACGCCCTCTACCGCCCGGCCCAACCATGA
- a CDS encoding SGNH/GDSL hydrolase family protein, translating to MIASGSRYVALGSSFAAGPGISPIVDPPAGRSGNNYAHLVASELGLDLVDVSYSGATTAHLLDTRQDDAPPQLDALTADTALITITCGGNDLEYVGTFLRGSSLNTIARPATILGRRVANRIRARVSYLKDDASYQAVTDSLTTVVERARERSPEARILLVDYLSLVGPATRPRLDVPLNEEQLPSIAMMADGLAASFAKAAAATGADLIAASEASRDHAIGSAEPWTTRFTMLPPNLGGFVPYHPNAAGMRAVADLILAALRS from the coding sequence GTGATCGCATCCGGCAGTCGGTACGTCGCACTCGGCAGCTCGTTCGCGGCCGGACCGGGGATCAGCCCGATCGTAGATCCGCCCGCGGGTCGTTCGGGCAACAACTACGCGCATTTGGTCGCGTCCGAGCTCGGCCTCGACCTCGTCGACGTGTCGTACTCCGGCGCCACCACCGCGCACCTCCTCGACACCCGCCAGGACGACGCACCGCCCCAGCTCGACGCGCTCACCGCCGACACCGCGCTGATCACCATCACCTGCGGCGGCAACGACCTCGAGTACGTCGGTACCTTCCTGCGCGGCAGTTCCCTGAACACGATCGCCCGACCCGCCACGATCCTCGGCCGCCGGGTCGCGAACCGGATCCGGGCGCGGGTCAGCTACCTCAAGGACGACGCGTCGTACCAGGCCGTCACCGACTCGCTGACCACGGTCGTCGAGCGTGCTCGCGAACGTTCGCCCGAGGCGCGGATCCTGCTCGTCGACTACCTCAGCCTGGTCGGTCCGGCGACCCGCCCGCGCCTCGACGTACCGCTGAACGAGGAACAGCTCCCGAGCATCGCGATGATGGCCGACGGACTCGCGGCGTCGTTCGCGAAGGCGGCCGCCGCGACCGGTGCGGACCTGATCGCCGCCTCCGAGGCCAGCCGCGACCACGCGATCGGATCCGCGGAGCCGTGGACGACCCGCTTCACGATGCTGCCGCCGAACCTCGGCGGATTCGTCCCGTACCACCCGAACGCCGCCGGCATGCGCGCGGTCGCCGACCTGATCCTGGCGGCGCTCCGGTCATGA